One region of Mesobacillus boroniphilus genomic DNA includes:
- the pilM gene encoding type IV pilus biogenesis protein PilM encodes MALSLFSGRSKVVNLVLNDHSIRYVELKQKNPAMPHQYGQRYLPPGIISDGKIQDFDTLVNILDECIDDWKIAKREIRFTVPDSLVIIRKVSIPADVKEDEIHGYLYLELGTSIHLPFEDPVFDIITLGVEDQKQEILVFAAPEKYVTEYADLFKSTKLKPIAADISPLAIYRLYHQNDMAWENEVLLSIQFDLDVVSMCVFEEHIPVFMRHIPGDLKENWKVKRGRERGTEQELVYEGEFSELTFQLEDIYRDIAKLMDFYRYSLTHGKNEVTRILVNGDHPMFDRVIMDMKERFEIPVDTLKVIMHGSGQELLPNSFHLALGLGLKEVQ; translated from the coding sequence ATGGCACTTTCCCTTTTTTCGGGCAGAAGCAAGGTTGTCAATCTTGTTCTCAATGACCATTCCATCCGGTATGTTGAATTGAAGCAGAAAAATCCAGCCATGCCTCATCAGTACGGACAACGTTATTTGCCTCCTGGTATCATTTCGGACGGCAAAATCCAGGACTTTGATACATTGGTGAATATCCTTGATGAATGTATTGATGATTGGAAAATCGCCAAAAGGGAAATCCGTTTTACCGTGCCTGATTCTCTGGTGATTATCAGGAAGGTTTCAATTCCTGCTGATGTAAAAGAAGATGAAATCCATGGATACTTGTACTTGGAACTGGGGACTTCAATACATCTGCCATTTGAAGATCCAGTATTTGATATCATTACCCTTGGTGTTGAGGACCAAAAGCAGGAGATTCTTGTTTTTGCCGCACCTGAAAAATATGTAACAGAATATGCTGATCTGTTCAAAAGTACCAAACTGAAGCCGATTGCTGCGGACATCTCACCGCTTGCTATATACAGGCTATATCATCAAAATGATATGGCGTGGGAAAACGAGGTGCTTCTGTCGATCCAGTTTGACCTCGATGTTGTCAGCATGTGTGTGTTCGAGGAGCATATTCCTGTCTTCATGCGGCACATCCCGGGTGACCTGAAGGAAAACTGGAAGGTGAAACGGGGAAGGGAGCGCGGTACCGAACAGGAACTGGTTTATGAAGGGGAATTCTCCGAACTGACCTTCCAGCTTGAAGATATCTATCGTGATATTGCAAAGCTGATGGATTTTTACCGCTATTCTCTTACACATGGCAAAAATGAAGTGACGCGTATTCTTGTAAACGGCGACCATCCAATGTTCGATCGAGTGATTATGGATATGAAGGAACGATTTGAGATCCCAGTAGATACCTTGAAGGTCATAATGCATGGAAGCGGCCAGGAGTTATTGCCAAATTCCTTTCATCTGGCGCTGGGGCTTGGATTAAAAGAGGTGCAATGA
- a CDS encoding prepilin peptidase → MILLITMYGIVVGSFYNVVGLRVPEGKSIVAPRSSCTKCGHQLTALELIPVLSYVFQRGKCRQCKVGISLVYPLFELLTGLLFASAFLLIGWSFELVIALTLISLFIIITVSDLAYMIIPDKVLLVFAGIFAVERIYHPLTPWWDSLAGAAAGFMFLLLIAFVSRGGMGGGDIKLFALIGFAVGLKIMLLSFFFSTFFGAFFGIIGLLFGLVKKKQPIPFGPFIAIGTLVAYFFGEKIVDWYLNLLLTVF, encoded by the coding sequence ATGATTTTATTAATTACTATGTACGGCATCGTCGTTGGCTCCTTCTACAACGTAGTAGGCCTTCGAGTGCCAGAAGGAAAGTCTATCGTAGCGCCGCGTTCTTCTTGCACGAAATGTGGGCATCAACTGACGGCGCTTGAGTTGATACCGGTTTTGTCATATGTGTTCCAAAGGGGGAAATGCCGCCAGTGCAAGGTCGGCATTTCTCTTGTTTATCCTTTATTTGAGCTTTTGACGGGTCTGCTGTTTGCAAGCGCGTTCCTGCTGATTGGCTGGAGCTTTGAACTGGTAATCGCTCTTACATTGATTTCATTGTTCATTATCATTACTGTCTCAGATCTTGCTTATATGATCATCCCTGACAAGGTGCTGCTTGTGTTCGCTGGGATCTTTGCGGTCGAACGAATCTATCATCCTCTTACGCCGTGGTGGGACTCTCTTGCGGGTGCAGCGGCGGGATTCATGTTCCTCTTATTGATTGCCTTCGTAAGCAGGGGTGGCATGGGCGGCGGCGACATTAAGCTTTTCGCGCTGATTGGCTTTGCTGTCGGATTGAAGATCATGCTTCTGTCCTTCTTTTTCTCCACCTTTTTTGGCGCATTTTTCGGGATCATCGGCCTGCTGTTCGGACTGGTGAAAAAGAAGCAGCCAATTCCATTTGGTCCATTCATCGCAATAGGCACGCTAGTGGCGTATTTCTTTGGTGAGAAAATCGTTGATTGGTATTTGAATCTATTACTAACTGTTTTTTAA
- a CDS encoding prepilin-type N-terminal cleavage/methylation domain-containing protein yields MLKALKEKMKDQRGLTLIELLAVIVILGIIAAIAIPSIGGIINKSKNDAKVAEAVQIINAAKLAHSSKSDVVSWTHTTLGDYVSNVKDAGLDYVVDYDATNKRYTIKNHDAASIVTHAATDTTVTEAELLAHTR; encoded by the coding sequence ATGTTAAAAGCACTGAAGGAAAAAATGAAAGATCAAAGAGGTTTGACGCTGATTGAACTATTGGCGGTTATTGTAATTTTGGGGATTATTGCTGCGATTGCGATTCCGAGTATTGGTGGGATTATCAATAAATCAAAAAATGATGCAAAAGTTGCCGAGGCAGTCCAAATAATTAATGCAGCTAAATTAGCGCATTCATCAAAAAGCGATGTTGTTAGCTGGACACATACTACTTTAGGTGACTATGTTTCTAATGTAAAAGATGCAGGACTTGATTATGTAGTAGATTATGACGCTACAAATAAAAGGTACACTATAAAAAATCATGATGCTGCCTCGATAGTTACTCATGCAGCCACTGATACTACTGTAACTGAAGCAGAATTATTAGCTCATACAAGGTAA
- a CDS encoding type II secretion system F family protein — MARFKYSGRDRTKKRSGTVTAGSKREALEKLREEGIRTTEIVEVPETLLTKDISIGNPVKLQHLVIYLRQFATLLKAGVSVVESTKILANQTDSKALRKVLLDIEAELRDGNQLSQASAKHPKIFSAMYINMVRAGEAGGNMDEALERLAEHYEKQHNTRQKVIAALTYPAVIAVIAIGVVIFLLVSVVPTFVGMFEDFGGELPAITKFVLGASEFMQKFWWLIVLFFMGIAISLIFIKKNKKTKYYLDYALLRMPIFGKLLQKAVLARMTRTLSSLFTSSVPILQALSIVENVVENEVISKVVRESRDALEVGQSMTVPMRRHWAFPPLVTQMISIGEETGSLDGMLGKVAEFYEKEVETSTDQLKSLIEPIMIVVLAGLVGTIVTSIMIPMFDIFNHVN; from the coding sequence ATGGCACGATTCAAATATTCCGGCCGCGACCGGACAAAGAAACGATCAGGGACGGTCACAGCTGGATCCAAGCGAGAAGCCCTCGAAAAATTGCGTGAGGAAGGAATCAGGACAACTGAAATCGTTGAGGTCCCAGAAACACTTTTGACAAAAGACATTTCGATAGGAAATCCCGTAAAGCTTCAACACCTGGTTATCTATCTCCGCCAGTTTGCCACATTACTGAAAGCCGGTGTGTCGGTCGTCGAGTCAACAAAGATCCTGGCCAACCAAACAGACAGCAAAGCATTAAGGAAAGTGCTGCTCGATATCGAAGCAGAACTGAGAGATGGGAACCAGCTGTCCCAGGCATCAGCCAAGCATCCCAAAATATTCTCTGCGATGTATATCAATATGGTCCGTGCCGGGGAAGCGGGGGGGAACATGGATGAGGCCCTCGAGCGCTTAGCCGAACACTACGAAAAGCAGCATAACACCAGGCAGAAAGTAATTGCAGCCTTAACGTACCCCGCAGTCATTGCCGTAATTGCGATAGGTGTTGTCATCTTCCTGCTTGTTTCAGTCGTACCAACTTTTGTCGGGATGTTCGAAGATTTTGGTGGAGAGCTGCCTGCTATAACAAAGTTCGTGCTTGGAGCCAGTGAATTTATGCAGAAATTCTGGTGGCTGATAGTCCTGTTCTTTATGGGTATTGCGATCTCACTTATTTTTATTAAAAAGAATAAAAAAACGAAATATTATCTTGATTACGCGCTATTAAGAATGCCGATATTCGGAAAACTTTTACAAAAAGCAGTGCTCGCACGGATGACAAGAACATTGAGTTCTTTGTTCACAAGTTCAGTGCCGATACTTCAAGCGCTGTCGATTGTCGAAAACGTCGTCGAGAATGAAGTGATTTCCAAAGTGGTACGGGAATCGCGCGATGCATTGGAAGTGGGACAATCGATGACAGTTCCGATGCGCAGGCACTGGGCATTCCCGCCACTGGTCACCCAGATGATATCTATCGGGGAAGAAACTGGCTCGCTTGACGGAATGCTCGGAAAAGTCGCCGAATTCTATGAAAAAGAAGTAGAAACAAGCACAGATCAGTTGAAGTCATTGATTGAACCAATCATGATTGTCGTGCTCGCCGGACTAGTTGGAACCATCGTCACATCTATCATGATTCCAATGTTCGACATCTTTAATCATGTGAACTAA
- a CDS encoding type IV pilus twitching motility protein PilT, with the protein MKEKIEQLLMSGFELKASDIHITVGVPPIMRINGELKKYGTDIVLPEDTEGMAKAIIPENLWEQFKEKGELDFSYGVPGISRFRINAYHQRSCVSLAARVVPTKIPTLEELGMPSILKRIAEKPQGLVLVTGPTGSGKSTTLASMIQYINNNMRKHIVTLEDPIEYLHKHGNSIIDQREVGFDTNNFANGLRAALRQDPDVILVGEMRDLDTIQTAITAAETGHLVLGTLHTSSAPQTINRIIDVFPSSQQTQIRIQLASVLVSVISQRLFPTVDKNGRRGATEILVNNAAVANLIRNEKIHQIISIMQTSKAYGMHTLEMSIKELIQQGIIQREAAEPYLQEKLV; encoded by the coding sequence ATGAAAGAAAAAATCGAGCAACTGCTGATGTCTGGATTCGAACTCAAGGCTTCCGACATCCATATAACTGTCGGAGTGCCGCCCATCATGAGAATCAATGGGGAATTAAAGAAATACGGTACGGACATCGTCCTGCCGGAAGATACTGAGGGAATGGCGAAAGCGATCATACCTGAGAACTTGTGGGAACAGTTCAAGGAAAAAGGAGAATTGGATTTCTCTTATGGAGTTCCTGGCATCTCTAGATTCCGGATTAATGCCTATCACCAGCGAAGCTGCGTATCGCTCGCAGCCCGTGTCGTGCCGACTAAGATACCGACTCTAGAAGAACTGGGAATGCCTTCGATCTTGAAAAGAATCGCTGAAAAACCACAAGGTCTTGTGCTTGTCACCGGACCGACCGGAAGCGGCAAATCAACTACTCTTGCGTCAATGATTCAGTATATCAATAATAATATGCGCAAACACATCGTTACGCTAGAGGATCCAATTGAGTACCTGCATAAGCATGGCAACAGCATCATCGATCAACGTGAGGTTGGTTTCGATACGAATAATTTTGCCAATGGTTTGCGGGCAGCGCTCCGACAGGACCCGGATGTCATCTTGGTAGGGGAAATGCGTGATCTGGATACAATCCAGACAGCGATCACAGCGGCTGAGACAGGTCATCTTGTTCTAGGGACACTACATACTTCGAGTGCACCGCAGACGATAAACCGCATCATTGATGTCTTTCCGTCCAGCCAGCAGACACAAATCCGTATCCAGCTCGCTTCTGTATTGGTATCCGTAATATCACAACGTCTGTTTCCAACCGTCGATAAAAACGGGCGTCGCGGCGCGACAGAAATTCTTGTCAATAATGCGGCAGTGGCGAATCTGATTCGCAATGAAAAAATCCATCAAATTATTAGCATTATGCAAACTTCGAAGGCTTACGGCATGCATACCCTGGAGATGAGCATCAAGGAACTGATCCAGCAGGGAATTATCCAAAGGGAAGCAGCAGAACCATATTTACAGGAGAAGTTGGTGTAA
- a CDS encoding GspE/PulE family protein, producing the protein MRQKRKRLGDLLVETGLITDEQLQATLAEKTEGQKLGDALLQRGLITEQQLIEVLEFQLGIPHISLYRYPFDTKLFTLVPKDTAKRKLVIPLKKDGDKLFVAMADPMDFFTVDDLRLSTGFHIETAIATKDDIIRAVNKYYDSNEGFEDLIDQKSAPMETIKEEKISEADSPIIRLVNQLLSNASASKASDIHIDPQETKVVIRYRIDGILRVERVLPKHMQNVLIARIKIMANLDITENRVPQDGRIKVNIDFHPVDLRVSTLPTVFGEKVVMRILDMGSTLNDVEKLGFNKHNLERFLDIIAKPNGIVLITGPTGSGKSSTLYAALNKLNSEEVNIITIEDPVEYQLEGINQIQVNQNVRMTFAAGLRSILRQDPDIIMVGEIRDKETVEVSVRASLTGHLVLSTIHTNDALSSVTRMIDMGVEPFLVASSLSGVIAQRLVRKVCRDCAEAHEPTKREIDIFSKRGINIETVWKGRGCSSCNMTGYRGRIAIHEVLAIDENLRRAIMNEEPVNVLREIAVKNKTVFLIDDGLLKVKQGLTTTEEVLRVAITE; encoded by the coding sequence ATGAGGCAAAAGAGAAAGCGACTTGGTGATTTATTGGTTGAAACAGGTTTGATTACAGATGAACAGCTGCAAGCGACACTGGCTGAAAAAACAGAAGGCCAGAAGCTTGGTGATGCTTTGCTTCAGAGGGGGCTCATTACTGAACAGCAGCTCATCGAGGTCCTTGAGTTCCAGCTCGGTATCCCGCATATCAGCTTGTATCGCTACCCATTTGATACAAAATTATTTACCCTTGTTCCAAAGGATACGGCCAAAAGGAAATTGGTCATTCCGCTGAAAAAGGATGGCGATAAGCTGTTCGTGGCCATGGCTGATCCGATGGACTTCTTTACTGTGGACGACCTCAGGCTTTCAACTGGTTTCCATATCGAAACGGCAATCGCCACCAAAGATGACATCATCCGGGCAGTCAATAAATACTACGACAGCAACGAAGGCTTTGAAGATCTGATTGATCAGAAAAGTGCTCCGATGGAAACGATTAAGGAAGAAAAGATAAGTGAAGCAGATTCGCCTATTATTCGTCTGGTGAATCAGCTGCTTTCGAATGCGTCCGCTAGCAAGGCGAGTGACATCCACATCGATCCGCAGGAAACAAAGGTCGTCATCCGCTATCGTATCGATGGGATTCTCAGGGTTGAACGGGTTTTGCCGAAGCATATGCAAAATGTCCTCATCGCGAGGATTAAAATCATGGCCAATCTTGATATCACGGAAAACCGTGTTCCACAGGATGGACGGATCAAGGTGAATATCGACTTCCATCCGGTTGATTTGCGTGTGTCCACACTGCCGACTGTGTTCGGCGAAAAAGTCGTCATGCGTATCCTTGATATGGGAAGCACATTGAATGATGTAGAGAAACTTGGTTTTAACAAGCATAATCTTGAACGGTTCTTGGATATAATCGCGAAGCCTAATGGGATTGTATTGATTACCGGTCCCACCGGTTCAGGGAAATCATCGACCTTGTATGCTGCTCTGAACAAGCTAAATAGTGAAGAAGTCAATATCATCACGATTGAAGATCCAGTTGAATATCAACTCGAGGGCATTAACCAGATTCAGGTCAATCAGAATGTCAGGATGACATTTGCAGCCGGACTGAGATCGATTCTCCGCCAGGATCCAGATATTATCATGGTTGGGGAAATTCGTGATAAGGAAACGGTCGAGGTATCAGTAAGGGCGTCATTGACCGGCCACCTTGTCTTAAGTACAATCCATACAAATGATGCCCTTAGCTCTGTAACAAGGATGATCGATATGGGGGTTGAACCATTCCTTGTAGCGTCATCATTGAGCGGAGTTATTGCCCAAAGGCTTGTCCGGAAAGTCTGCCGGGACTGCGCAGAGGCACATGAGCCAACGAAGCGCGAAATTGATATTTTCTCAAAAAGAGGCATTAATATCGAGACCGTCTGGAAGGGACGGGGCTGTTCCTCCTGCAATATGACTGGGTACCGCGGCCGCATCGCCATCCATGAGGTGCTAGCAATTGATGAAAACCTGCGCAGGGCGATCATGAATGAGGAGCCTGTGAATGTCCTCAGGGAAATCGCTGTAAAAAACAAGACGGTTTTCCTGATTGATGATGGCTTGTTAAAGGTGAAACAGGGCCTTACGACAACCGAGGAAGTTTTAAGGGTTGCAATTACTGAGTAA
- a CDS encoding VanW family protein, protein MRKQQILKFSLILSVFSFFIFSFSYFGASAFGSRAATNQAFSENTMIGSVNVSNMSHEEAHAAIEAMVGSWLAETRLMLVYKGQEYTIDPSTLQFKIEDSVSAVVDGARNELIVEWNQQALKALTLPSAVMEKLDLENLKTELLAAGQEFASTTEISLEKYLPAEDPVIISTASIKLSAEDNEIQELAESFNAIEISPKTPFSFAAFVEEAGQHEGSSAAFSQIASALYRAILPTNLTITERHISRQLPKNVELGYEAKVDFAKNIDLKLYNPNETAYQIVFDIVGRELQVSVKGAPLLYDYKITSTNKQEFKPRTIKQYSALLKQGQKSVEQEGAPGLLVTMNREIYGEDGGFLKTELLSEDFYPPVHRIEILPVAPAVQQTPPAPTGNLDTVTTPGENQNTSIPGQPGGTTPPPAYADNSEETTNDEQNTDDGSLWGKPDEQPK, encoded by the coding sequence GTGAGAAAGCAGCAAATATTAAAATTTTCGCTGATCCTTTCTGTTTTTTCGTTCTTTATTTTCAGCTTTTCGTACTTTGGCGCGTCAGCTTTTGGCTCCCGTGCAGCTACGAATCAAGCATTCTCTGAAAATACGATGATTGGCAGTGTCAATGTCTCGAATATGTCACATGAAGAAGCACATGCAGCAATCGAAGCGATGGTTGGCAGCTGGCTGGCTGAAACGAGGCTGATGCTTGTATATAAAGGACAAGAGTATACCATTGACCCATCTACTCTCCAATTCAAAATAGAAGATTCCGTTTCAGCGGTTGTGGACGGTGCACGAAATGAATTGATAGTTGAATGGAACCAGCAAGCGCTGAAGGCATTAACATTACCTTCTGCTGTAATGGAAAAGCTTGATCTTGAAAATCTGAAGACTGAATTGCTTGCTGCTGGACAAGAATTTGCTTCCACTACAGAAATAAGTCTTGAAAAGTACCTGCCTGCCGAAGACCCTGTGATTATCTCGACTGCTTCCATCAAGCTTTCTGCTGAGGACAATGAAATCCAGGAGCTTGCTGAGTCATTTAACGCTATCGAGATATCACCAAAGACACCGTTTTCGTTTGCAGCTTTTGTGGAAGAAGCAGGACAACATGAAGGTTCTTCTGCTGCGTTCAGCCAGATTGCATCAGCCTTGTACAGGGCAATCCTGCCGACTAATCTGACTATTACAGAGCGTCATATTAGCAGACAGCTGCCTAAGAACGTTGAGCTTGGATATGAAGCGAAAGTGGATTTTGCCAAAAATATCGATTTGAAGCTCTATAACCCTAATGAGACAGCCTATCAAATCGTATTCGATATTGTGGGGAGAGAGTTGCAAGTGTCGGTCAAAGGAGCACCGCTGCTCTATGATTACAAGATTACTAGTACAAACAAACAGGAGTTCAAGCCTAGAACCATCAAACAATATTCTGCACTATTGAAACAGGGGCAGAAATCGGTCGAGCAGGAAGGAGCACCAGGATTGCTGGTGACAATGAACAGGGAAATTTACGGCGAGGACGGAGGCTTCCTGAAAACCGAGTTGCTTTCAGAGGATTTTTACCCGCCAGTCCACAGGATTGAAATCCTGCCGGTTGCGCCAGCAGTACAGCAAACTCCGCCAGCTCCAACAGGGAATTTGGATACAGTTACAACTCCTGGAGAAAACCAGAACACCAGCATACCTGGCCAACCGGGTGGAACGACTCCACCTCCAGCGTATGCTGACAACAGCGAAGAAACTACGAATGATGAACAAAACACCGATGACGGCAGTCTTTGGGGCAAGCCTGATGAACAGCCGAAGTAA
- a CDS encoding prepilin-type N-terminal cleavage/methylation domain-containing protein, translating into MKVMVKKSYNQKGMTLIEVLLSIVIISIILTSFAGFFSQSAIFIKKNENKLSTSQTAQKIVNLIEVNVTKNKLANFSGCTNSECTLDNTGVELLTNKTVGNSFSISAKFEKSVENLILVKVSVADNSNPDSFSETFTYIRR; encoded by the coding sequence ATGAAAGTAATGGTAAAAAAGTCCTATAATCAGAAAGGAATGACTTTGATTGAGGTTCTGTTATCAATTGTCATCATTTCAATTATCCTTACTTCCTTTGCTGGTTTTTTCAGCCAATCTGCAATATTTATTAAGAAGAACGAGAATAAATTAAGTACATCACAAACTGCGCAAAAAATTGTTAACTTAATAGAAGTGAATGTAACAAAAAACAAGCTGGCCAATTTCAGCGGTTGTACAAATTCAGAGTGTACATTGGATAATACCGGGGTGGAATTACTTACAAATAAAACAGTGGGCAACTCATTTAGCATATCGGCCAAATTTGAAAAAAGTGTAGAGAATTTAATTTTGGTGAAGGTGAGTGTCGCGGACAATTCCAATCCTGATAGCTTTTCAGAAACTTTTACATATATAAGAAGGTGA
- a CDS encoding type II secretion system protein: MKNEKGLSLIEVLVTIAILTLATTIIYSVLFGFNRNYQQLSEKNNLDQAANIMLASIKQHHLNNAEYILSYDKVHKRLSIGQSGSTQPLNEQGISVEIKAGNNNPIPFEGEKVIPSHAPLIIDLKLINKQGQSYEIETIIKRY, from the coding sequence ATGAAAAATGAAAAGGGACTCTCATTAATTGAAGTTCTGGTCACGATTGCAATCCTTACTTTGGCAACCACAATTATTTACAGCGTTTTATTTGGCTTCAATAGAAATTATCAACAATTATCCGAAAAAAACAACCTAGACCAGGCAGCCAATATCATGCTTGCCTCAATCAAACAGCATCATCTTAACAATGCTGAGTATATACTCAGCTATGATAAAGTACACAAAAGACTGTCCATTGGACAAAGCGGTTCCACACAGCCATTAAATGAACAGGGCATTTCTGTTGAAATAAAAGCTGGCAACAATAATCCCATTCCTTTTGAGGGAGAAAAAGTAATACCATCCCATGCTCCACTAATAATCGATTTAAAATTAATAAACAAACAAGGACAGTCATACGAAATTGAAACTATTATAAAAAGGTATTAA
- a CDS encoding sensor domain-containing diguanylate cyclase, giving the protein MKISPIIKNSIWFTWLLVVPVGIWVTYQVYPPLDVSVWEVIPFLFLMAVVAAMPMVVNNTPIFLIQWVSLAVFLTYGIFIEMVLMQISVLILLMRLRVQKADMYRVPLNSLMFFIVSLVSGLLFYALGGSHGAHLAKDPYTYVLGTVYGISNYGVNTLCLLLLQAVVLKLKGPYFGKDFIWETVTTLITFPIGFVLYELYLSDMEHYSLLFVGIPFASLSIILSLYYSSGKVNHYLQSAAEIGHQLAERLKADEVLDLFVQKLIEMLPVDYAYIMDVVDEKELKLIHKVEFGEVLDPIAEPLGKGKGISGLVWAEKKPVLFHSKKQWRHINSGYMPPAAESILSVPIVRNNQVIGVLVLAANKKRAFEKSQLIIIDILCSHFAIAVENARHHEKTKEYSERCALTGLYNYRYFENMLSSEFGKLQKGERDLLSLILLDIDHFKSVNDTYGHQSGNEILVELGERLKKRIGNMGTVARYGGEEFVILLPDMMKGDALKLAEQIRLLIAENPFKLLQSMDEEGKQLLVKITASIGVATAPQDADDSLALIRHADRALYVGAKRSGRNRVAEYVK; this is encoded by the coding sequence ATGAAAATATCACCAATAATCAAAAACTCGATTTGGTTTACCTGGCTGCTGGTCGTTCCAGTCGGGATATGGGTGACCTATCAAGTCTATCCACCCCTTGATGTTAGCGTATGGGAAGTCATTCCCTTTCTTTTCCTGATGGCCGTTGTGGCTGCAATGCCAATGGTGGTCAACAATACGCCGATCTTCTTGATTCAGTGGGTATCACTCGCAGTTTTCCTGACTTATGGGATTTTTATCGAGATGGTTCTGATGCAGATTTCTGTGTTAATCCTGTTAATGAGGCTTCGCGTCCAAAAGGCTGATATGTACAGGGTTCCTTTAAACTCGTTAATGTTCTTCATCGTATCATTGGTGAGCGGTCTACTATTTTATGCCCTGGGTGGAAGCCATGGGGCTCATTTGGCAAAGGATCCGTACACTTATGTCCTCGGAACTGTTTACGGCATCAGTAATTATGGGGTTAACACACTATGTCTACTATTACTGCAAGCGGTCGTCCTAAAACTGAAGGGACCTTATTTCGGAAAAGATTTTATCTGGGAAACCGTCACGACCTTGATTACCTTCCCGATTGGGTTTGTGCTATACGAACTATATTTGAGTGATATGGAACATTATTCGTTATTATTTGTCGGGATTCCTTTTGCGAGTCTATCTATCATTCTCAGTCTCTATTATTCGAGCGGCAAGGTGAACCATTATTTACAGAGCGCTGCCGAAATTGGGCACCAGCTGGCGGAAAGATTGAAAGCTGATGAAGTACTCGACCTTTTTGTTCAAAAGCTGATCGAGATGCTGCCGGTTGATTATGCCTACATTATGGATGTAGTAGATGAAAAGGAACTAAAACTAATACATAAGGTGGAATTTGGGGAAGTCCTTGATCCGATTGCCGAGCCTCTAGGAAAAGGTAAAGGAATTAGCGGGCTTGTATGGGCAGAGAAGAAGCCTGTACTCTTCCATTCGAAAAAACAATGGAGGCATATAAATTCAGGTTATATGCCTCCAGCTGCTGAAAGTATCCTTAGTGTGCCAATCGTCAGGAACAATCAGGTCATTGGTGTCCTTGTCCTGGCCGCTAACAAAAAAAGGGCTTTTGAAAAATCGCAGTTGATCATTATTGATATCCTTTGTTCGCACTTTGCGATTGCGGTGGAAAATGCAAGACACCACGAGAAAACGAAGGAATATAGTGAACGCTGTGCATTGACGGGGCTATACAATTACCGCTACTTTGAAAATATGCTATCCTCAGAATTCGGAAAATTACAAAAAGGAGAAAGAGATCTCCTATCCCTGATCCTGCTCGACATCGACCACTTTAAATCCGTCAATGATACATACGGACATCAAAGTGGAAATGAGATTTTAGTTGAGCTTGGTGAACGGCTAAAGAAAAGGATCGGAAATATGGGTACTGTTGCCCGATATGGCGGGGAAGAGTTTGTGATTCTGCTCCCTGACATGATGAAAGGCGATGCCCTGAAATTAGCAGAACAAATCAGGCTATTGATTGCCGAAAATCCTTTCAAACTGCTGCAATCGATGGATGAAGAAGGAAAGCAGCTGCTGGTCAAAATTACTGCGTCAATTGGCGTAGCCACTGCCCCTCAGGATGCTGACGATTCACTGGCATTGATCAGGCATGCTGACAGAGCATTATATGTCGGCGCGAAGCGATCCGGGCGGAATCGGGTTGCGGAATATGTGAAATAA